In Aspergillus nidulans FGSC A4 chromosome II, a single window of DNA contains:
- the hapX gene encoding bZIP transcription factor HapX (transcript_id=CADANIAT00004308), whose protein sequence is MAAQPALAIAPSAAPLAPALVAKPTVSPSPGPGTPGSVTSKEWIIPPRPKPGRKPATDTPPTKRKAQNRAAQRAFRERRAARVSELEDQIKCIEDDHEIHVATFKEQIANLSREVEQCRTEMGWWRDRCHALEKEVSVERAARETLVKELRSSLPEKNTSGTDAVPLPPRSSRSSRMELEKSSPVDRRSELGEEVPLGCNRCSTSHCQCIEDAFGMPPIEMNRAPEPKIKPEPEEMEIDFTTRFAAPHHEEDTAASPVASPPVDPCGFCQDGTPCICAEMAAQEEERRRNSTFESNRLAPIQNISQFTPPPSDSDVRSDNVTLPPISQATAANPCANGPGTCAACLSDPRRTLFCKTLAASRSASGTPSGCCGGKGRDGGCCQSQSRTSAPRRSNTDRSATPLTLSCADAFTTLSRHPNFSRASDELASWLPKLHTLPNPRDVSQTTPASRAAMEVEAASVMGVLRYFDRRFADK, encoded by the coding sequence ATGGCAGCTCAGCCAGCCCTCGCCATCGCGCCTTCAGCTGCTCCCTTGGCCCCCGCGTTGGTTGCCAAGCCCACTGTGTCGCCGTCACCCGGTCCCGGCACGCCCGGTTCCGTCACCTCGAAGGAATGGATTATTCCCCCCCGTCCTAAGCCGGGTCGCAAGCCGGCCACAGACACGCCTCCAACAAAGCGCAAGGCCCAGAATCGTGCTGCCCAGCGAGCTTTTCGAGAACGCCGAGCTGCCCGTGTCAGTGAACTCGAAGACCAGATCAAGTGCATCGAGGACGACCATGAGATTCACGTCGCTACGTTCAAGGAGCAAATCGCGAACCTCTCGCGGGAGGTCGAACAGTGTCGGACCGAAATGGGATGGTGGCGCGACCGGTGCCATGCTCTCGAGAAAGAGGTTTCCGTTGAGCGAGCCGCGCGGGAGACGCTGGTCAAGGAATTGCGATCATCGCTGCCGGAGAAGAACACCTCCGGCACCGATGCCGTGCCCCTCCCGCCTCGTTCGTCAAGATCCTCTCGCATGGAGTTGGAAAAGAGCTCGCCGGTAGACCGCCGGTCCGAATTGGGTGAAGAAGTTCCATTGGGCTGTAACCGGTGTTCCACCTCGCACTGCCAATGCATTGAAGATGCGTTTGGAATGCCTCCTATTGAGATGAACCGCGCCCCAGAGCCAAAGATCAAGCCCGAgccggaggagatggagatcgaCTTCACCACCCGGTTCGCTGCACCTCACCATGAAGAAGACACTGCTGCTAGCCCGGTTGCCTCCCCGCCAGTCGACCCCTGCGGATTCTGCCAGGATGGCACGCCCTGCATCTGTGCTGAGATGGCTGCacaggaggaagaacgccGACGAAACAGCACTTTTGAGAGCAACCGTCTAGCACCAATCCAGAACATCTCCCAGTTCACACCCCCTCCATCAGATAGTGATGTACGCTCAGATAACGTCACTCTGCCGCCCATAAGCCAGGCAACCGCTGCCAATCCCTGCGCTAATGGGCCAGGAACATGTGCCGCATGCCTCTCAGATCCTCGAAGAACCTTATTTTGCAAGACCCTGGCGGCTTCCCGCTCCGCTAGCGGCACCCCGTCTGGATGCTGTGGCGGCAAAGGTCGCGACGGTGGATGCTGCCAGAGTCAGAGCCGCACCTCAGCACCCCGCCGTTCAAATACCGATCGCTCAGCCACACCACTCACCCTATCCTGCGCCGACGCATTCACGACCCTCTCGCGACACCCGAACTTCTCCCGCGCTAGCGACGAACTTGCATCTTGGCTGCCAAAACTTCATACCCTCCCCAATCCCAGAGACGTTAGCCAGACCACACCCGCCTCGCGAGCCGCGATGGAGGTCGAGGCAGCTAGTGTAATGGGCGTGCTGCGTTATTTTGACCGAAGATTTGCCGACAAATAG